A single genomic interval of Halalkalibaculum roseum harbors:
- a CDS encoding vitamin B12-dependent ribonucleotide reductase: MKFTRYYTKDEWDTPFGDMKFVTRKSEIKNPDGSIVFQMDEVTVPKSWSQMSTDIIAQKYFRKAGVPAKIKKKSEKGVPKWLQQSVADEKALKKLEEEDRYGSETDSRQVFHRLAGCWTYWAWKHDYFDSEKDAKIFYDELCYMLANQMAAPNSPQWFNTGLNWAYGINGPAQGHYYVDGKTGELKKSEDAYTHPQPHACFIQSIDDNLVNEGGIMDLWVREARLFKYGSGTGSNFSKIRGEGEPLSGGGRSSGLMSFLKIGDKAAGAIKSGGTTRRAAKMVTLDLDHPDIEEYVNWKVREEQKVASIVTGSKILEQHLRKIIKLCNKPVEIEGRTFNGAVSRDPLKNKELGQAIKEAKQDQVPLNYIERVVQLAAQGFTDLKFDTYDTDWDSEAYNTVSGQNSNNSVRVPNSFMKAVKEDKEWNLYYRTELRDAKEEGREPEAHKTMKARELWDDISYAAWSCADPGAQYHDTINEWHTCPEDGPINASNPCSEYMFLDNTACNLASLNLMKYFKTDECKEFDVESLKFASRIWTTVLEISVLMAQFPSKEIADLSYKFRTLGLGYANLGAALMVQGVPYDSPEGCAIAGSLTSIIHMGAYATSAELAKELGTFEGYERNEEHMQRVLRNHRRAAYNVDPEKYEGLTVKPMGIDANIAPDYLLKAAREEADRAVEMGEKHGFRNAQVTVLAPTGTIGLVMDCDTTGIEPDFALVKFKKLAGGGYFKIINQSVPRALDNLGYSPKESEEIIKYAKGHATLEGCPHINEETLREMGFDDEQLDSIEEALPSTFDIKFAFNQWTLGEEFCKEVLDLSEEQLSNPQFDMLKHLGFSIQEIQEANDYVCGTMTIEGAPHIKDEHLPVFDCANRCGRTGTRYIKPGGHIRMMAAAQPFISGAISKTINLPNEATIDDFKDAYMLSWELMLKANALYRDGSKLSQPLNSLSDVFEELDDEDLDEETAAAQDKVVESAERIIHKYVAKRQRMPNRRSGYTQKVKIGGQSVYLRTGEYENGQLGEIFIDMHREGAAFRSLTNCFAIAISLGLQHGVPLEEFVDAFTFTKFEPSGMVNGSPHIKMTTSVIDFIFRELAVTYLGRDDLAHVPAEEILTRKLRPSEQEKKTKEEASRNGQDVEAKGQPQPQPETVGDTTQTGSERQTKGSYESDYERAKELGYTGDSCPECGSMTMVRNGTCQKCITCGSTTGCS, translated from the coding sequence ATGAAATTTACACGCTATTACACCAAGGACGAATGGGATACCCCTTTCGGAGACATGAAGTTCGTTACCAGGAAATCAGAAATTAAGAATCCGGACGGTTCCATTGTATTTCAGATGGATGAGGTGACCGTACCGAAATCCTGGTCACAAATGTCAACAGATATTATCGCCCAGAAATATTTCAGGAAAGCCGGAGTCCCTGCAAAAATCAAGAAGAAGTCGGAGAAAGGCGTCCCTAAATGGCTGCAACAATCCGTTGCTGATGAGAAAGCTCTAAAAAAATTGGAAGAAGAAGACCGCTACGGTTCCGAAACCGATAGCCGCCAGGTTTTTCATCGTCTCGCGGGATGCTGGACCTATTGGGCATGGAAACACGATTACTTTGATTCTGAAAAAGATGCCAAGATTTTTTATGACGAACTGTGTTATATGCTGGCCAACCAGATGGCGGCACCGAACAGTCCTCAATGGTTCAACACCGGATTGAATTGGGCCTATGGCATTAATGGTCCTGCGCAGGGACACTATTATGTAGATGGAAAGACCGGAGAACTAAAGAAATCGGAAGATGCCTATACCCATCCGCAGCCACATGCCTGCTTTATACAAAGTATTGACGACAATCTTGTAAATGAAGGCGGTATCATGGACCTATGGGTTCGTGAGGCGCGCCTCTTTAAGTATGGTTCCGGGACAGGCAGCAACTTCTCAAAAATTCGCGGTGAAGGCGAACCGCTGAGCGGTGGCGGCAGGTCTTCCGGATTGATGAGTTTCCTGAAGATAGGTGATAAAGCAGCCGGTGCTATTAAATCAGGCGGAACCACCCGGCGTGCTGCCAAAATGGTGACTTTGGATCTGGATCACCCGGATATTGAAGAGTATGTCAATTGGAAAGTTCGGGAAGAGCAGAAAGTGGCTTCCATTGTAACAGGTTCCAAAATTCTGGAGCAGCACCTCAGAAAAATTATCAAGCTTTGCAATAAACCTGTTGAGATTGAAGGCAGAACCTTTAACGGAGCTGTCAGCCGTGATCCACTCAAAAACAAAGAGCTGGGCCAGGCGATTAAAGAAGCAAAACAGGACCAGGTTCCTCTTAACTATATAGAGCGGGTTGTTCAGCTGGCTGCCCAGGGTTTCACCGATCTTAAATTTGACACCTACGATACGGATTGGGATTCCGAAGCCTATAATACGGTAAGCGGTCAGAATTCCAATAACTCCGTCCGCGTGCCCAACAGCTTTATGAAAGCGGTTAAGGAAGACAAGGAGTGGAACCTGTATTATAGAACCGAGCTCCGCGATGCTAAAGAGGAAGGCCGAGAACCCGAAGCCCACAAGACAATGAAGGCGCGCGAACTTTGGGATGATATTTCCTATGCTGCTTGGTCTTGTGCAGATCCCGGTGCCCAGTATCATGATACAATCAACGAGTGGCATACCTGTCCCGAAGACGGACCGATCAATGCCAGCAATCCTTGTTCAGAGTATATGTTCCTGGACAACACGGCCTGCAATTTGGCTTCGTTAAATCTCATGAAGTATTTCAAGACTGATGAATGCAAGGAATTTGATGTCGAATCTCTTAAGTTTGCTTCCCGTATCTGGACTACAGTGCTTGAAATCTCTGTATTGATGGCCCAGTTTCCTTCCAAGGAAATTGCCGACCTATCTTATAAATTCCGGACTCTCGGTCTCGGATATGCAAATCTAGGAGCTGCCCTGATGGTACAAGGCGTACCGTATGATAGTCCCGAAGGTTGTGCTATTGCAGGGTCACTGACCAGCATCATCCATATGGGTGCCTATGCTACCAGTGCAGAACTGGCTAAAGAGCTGGGTACTTTTGAAGGATACGAAAGAAACGAAGAACATATGCAGCGGGTGCTCAGAAATCACCGTCGTGCAGCTTATAACGTGGATCCCGAGAAGTACGAAGGTCTAACTGTCAAGCCGATGGGTATCGATGCAAATATTGCACCGGATTACCTGCTCAAAGCAGCACGCGAAGAAGCTGACCGGGCTGTTGAGATGGGAGAGAAGCATGGCTTCCGAAATGCGCAGGTTACCGTGTTGGCACCCACCGGTACTATCGGACTCGTTATGGACTGTGATACAACCGGTATTGAACCAGACTTTGCACTGGTCAAGTTTAAGAAATTGGCCGGCGGCGGGTATTTTAAGATTATCAATCAGAGCGTGCCTAGAGCGCTGGATAATCTCGGGTATTCTCCAAAAGAGAGTGAAGAGATTATCAAGTACGCAAAGGGTCATGCTACTCTGGAAGGTTGCCCGCACATCAATGAGGAAACTCTCCGGGAGATGGGATTCGATGATGAGCAGCTGGATTCCATCGAGGAAGCACTGCCCAGCACTTTCGATATCAAATTTGCCTTCAACCAGTGGACACTGGGTGAAGAGTTTTGCAAAGAGGTATTGGATCTCAGCGAAGAGCAACTGTCGAACCCCCAGTTCGATATGCTGAAGCATCTTGGTTTCAGTATCCAGGAGATTCAGGAAGCAAACGATTATGTTTGCGGTACAATGACGATAGAGGGAGCTCCCCACATCAAGGATGAGCACCTGCCTGTATTCGACTGTGCCAACCGCTGCGGTCGCACCGGGACTCGTTATATCAAGCCCGGCGGACACATTCGCATGATGGCCGCTGCACAGCCCTTTATTTCAGGTGCTATCTCTAAAACCATCAACCTTCCCAATGAAGCAACCATTGATGACTTCAAGGATGCTTACATGTTATCGTGGGAGCTGATGCTTAAAGCCAATGCACTTTATCGAGACGGTTCAAAGCTCAGTCAACCGCTTAACAGTTTGAGCGATGTCTTTGAGGAATTGGATGATGAAGATCTGGACGAAGAGACCGCAGCAGCACAGGACAAAGTGGTAGAATCCGCCGAACGCATCATCCATAAATACGTAGCCAAGCGTCAGCGTATGCCAAACCGAAGAAGCGGGTATACCCAGAAGGTTAAGATTGGGGGTCAAAGCGTCTACTTGCGTACAGGTGAATATGAAAACGGACAACTCGGTGAAATATTTATTGATATGCACCGTGAAGGCGCCGCTTTCAGAAGCCTCACTAACTGCTTTGCTATCGCCATTTCGCTGGGATTACAGCACGGCGTACCGCTTGAAGAATTTGTTGATGCCTTTACCTTCACCAAGTTTGAGCCAAGCGGTATGGTCAATGGAAGTCCGCATATTAAAATGACCACATCGGTTATTGACTTCATCTTCCGTGAATTGGCAGTAACCTATCTTGGCCGGGATGACCTGGCTCATGTTCCTGCCGAAGAGATACTTACCCGAAAGCTACGTCCTTCCGAGCAGGAAAAGAAGACGAAGGAAGAAGCTTCCCGAAACGGGCAGGATGTAGAAGCAAAAGGACAACCTCAGCCACAGCCGGAGACGGTGGGCGATACCACACAAACCGGCAGTGAGAGGCAAACCAAAGGAAGTTATGAAAGTGATTATGAACGGGCGAAAGAATTAGGCTATACCGGCGACTCTTGCCCTGAATGCGGGAGCATGACTATGGTTCGCAATGGTACATGTCAAAAATGTATCACATGCGGCTCAACCACGGGCTGTTCCTAA
- a CDS encoding BON domain-containing protein has product MRNDEDVKVDIAKQLKWDARIDASEVSIKVNNGKVELEGNVPTMTAKSAAFDDAYLVDGVLSVDNKLDVEIPSVKSTPTDSEIRDNVVTALSINSDVESYKIDVTVDKGWVTLEGTVNAYWEKVSAENEVLDINGVLGVSNNLGVVPTESYLDENIAEDIISALERNVHVNADDIDVKVEDGKVTLDGTVKTYTAKNAAFDSALYTPGVITVNNRIIVG; this is encoded by the coding sequence ATGAGAAACGACGAAGATGTTAAAGTCGATATAGCAAAGCAATTAAAATGGGATGCCCGAATAGACGCATCCGAGGTAAGTATCAAGGTAAACAATGGAAAAGTCGAACTGGAAGGCAATGTACCGACCATGACGGCAAAATCCGCAGCATTCGATGATGCCTACCTGGTAGACGGAGTTCTATCGGTTGACAACAAATTGGATGTTGAGATACCCTCAGTTAAATCCACACCTACCGATTCAGAAATCAGAGACAATGTGGTAACAGCCCTTAGCATAAACTCTGACGTAGAATCCTACAAAATTGACGTCACAGTTGATAAAGGCTGGGTCACACTGGAAGGCACCGTCAATGCTTACTGGGAAAAAGTCTCCGCTGAGAATGAAGTATTGGATATTAACGGAGTACTCGGTGTAAGTAATAATCTGGGCGTGGTACCCACTGAGAGTTATCTGGATGAAAATATAGCGGAAGATATTATCAGTGCTCTTGAACGAAATGTTCATGTCAACGCCGATGATATTGATGTGAAGGTTGAGGACGGAAAGGTTACTCTTGACGGTACTGTAAAAACCTATACTGCCAAGAATGCTGCCTTTGATTCCGCACTCTATACGCCCGGAGTGATAACCGTTAATAACAGAATTATTGTGGGTTAG
- a CDS encoding PIG-L family deacetylase — protein sequence MKILYIFPHPDDESFGPAPAISSQIRQGHEVYLLTLTKGEATKQRHRLNVSKEEMGEIRFKEMQCVEKVLNLSGMEVLDLPDSGLKEMNPIDIEKVIRDHIDEIKPEVLVTYAVHGVSGFEDHLVTHAVVKRVFCKMRENGSGYPKRLALFTHYTEKEVESKFNLKSSKKEEIDCWVETDNTDRQAFLDALDCYETYQQVIEDSGVKQAVGESVPFEIFGEDFDPPLEQITDRLP from the coding sequence ATGAAGATCCTCTATATCTTTCCTCATCCCGATGACGAATCATTCGGTCCGGCGCCGGCCATATCTTCACAAATCCGGCAGGGGCATGAAGTCTACCTATTGACGTTAACCAAAGGGGAAGCTACCAAACAGCGACATCGACTGAATGTCAGCAAAGAAGAAATGGGGGAGATCCGTTTTAAAGAGATGCAGTGTGTGGAGAAGGTACTGAATTTATCAGGCATGGAGGTCCTGGATCTGCCGGATAGCGGACTCAAGGAGATGAATCCGATAGATATTGAAAAGGTGATTCGTGATCACATCGATGAGATAAAACCTGAGGTGCTGGTTACCTACGCAGTTCATGGGGTAAGTGGTTTTGAAGATCACCTGGTCACACATGCCGTGGTTAAAAGGGTATTTTGCAAAATGAGGGAGAATGGATCAGGATATCCCAAAAGGCTGGCTCTCTTTACTCATTACACGGAAAAAGAGGTGGAGAGCAAATTCAACCTGAAATCATCCAAAAAAGAGGAGATCGACTGCTGGGTTGAAACGGATAATACAGATCGTCAAGCCTTTCTGGATGCACTCGACTGTTATGAGACCTATCAGCAGGTCATCGAAGATAGCGGGGTAAAGCAGGCAGTGGGAGAAAGTGTACCCTTTGAAATTTTCGGAGAGGACTTTGATCCACCGCTGGAGCAGATAACTGACCGGTTACCATAA
- a CDS encoding AI-2E family transporter, which produces MKKYPFWLKFTIILLGLILFYIVLVYGKFILMPIAMSALLAMLLEPLSGVLEKLKIGRMAAILLSLLLVIIVTIGIFSLLSIQFVQFADRLPEANEKLQVISSNLLTFFQDIFGIAPEQQVDFLQQGLSNVIDRSGEYLSTAVGATTSVFTTLTILPFFVFFMMYYKEMYQTFIHQAFKGEETRAIDSVIEEVQAVTQNYIVGMISVIGILGILNFIGLWLIGLEHALFFSAFAAILAVIPYIGIIIGSLPAILFALLFTDSLLTPLGVIGVFSIVQFLEGNFITPNIIGSQVSINPFMALIALIIGGEVWGIAGMILFVPFLGILRCVLVEVDDLRPYGYLLGNNIRYKFNSGSD; this is translated from the coding sequence ATGAAAAAATATCCTTTCTGGTTAAAGTTTACCATCATTCTTCTGGGTCTCATCCTATTTTACATTGTATTGGTATATGGCAAATTCATACTCATGCCCATTGCGATGTCTGCGCTGCTGGCCATGCTGCTGGAACCGTTGAGCGGAGTGCTTGAAAAACTTAAAATAGGCCGTATGGCTGCCATTTTATTAAGTCTCTTATTGGTCATCATTGTAACCATTGGCATATTTTCACTACTATCCATCCAGTTCGTACAATTTGCCGATAGACTTCCGGAAGCAAATGAAAAATTGCAGGTTATCAGCAGTAATCTTCTAACCTTTTTCCAGGATATTTTCGGAATAGCTCCCGAACAGCAGGTAGATTTTCTGCAGCAGGGACTAAGCAATGTTATTGACAGAAGCGGTGAATACCTGAGTACTGCGGTAGGAGCCACTACCAGTGTGTTCACTACCCTCACCATCCTCCCGTTCTTTGTCTTCTTTATGATGTATTATAAAGAGATGTATCAAACATTTATTCATCAGGCTTTCAAGGGTGAAGAAACCCGTGCTATTGATTCGGTTATCGAGGAAGTACAGGCAGTGACACAGAATTATATTGTAGGCATGATCAGTGTTATCGGTATATTGGGTATACTTAACTTTATTGGTCTTTGGCTCATAGGTCTGGAACATGCCCTGTTCTTTTCTGCTTTTGCAGCAATATTAGCTGTGATACCCTACATCGGAATTATAATCGGCAGTTTGCCGGCCATTCTTTTTGCCCTTCTTTTCACCGATTCCTTGCTCACCCCGCTTGGCGTAATTGGGGTTTTTTCCATTGTTCAATTTCTGGAAGGCAATTTCATTACGCCCAATATTATCGGATCACAGGTAAGTATAAATCCATTCATGGCCCTTATCGCCTTAATCATTGGCGGTGAAGTCTGGGGAATTGCTGGGATGATTCTTTTCGTACCCTTTTTGGGTATCCTGCGCTGCGTATTGGTAGAAGTGGATGACCTTCGACCATATGGTTACCTGCTGGGTAACAATATCCGGTATAAGTTTAATTCAGGTTCCGATTAA
- a CDS encoding lycopene cyclase family protein, translating into MTNTNHYDYIIAGAGASGLSLAWHISNSPLSKKRILVVDSDFSISNEKTWCFWHRDTPEFSDLIFKSWSTAEVGIKDEVLSQPLEQYPYYCIRSGDYREFILSKLRAHPSFDLIESDIADIKGDKNRPLLETEDSTFSADYIFQSCFIPPEFRSTNIKYPLIQSFLGYEIETPDTVFNSDSFMLMDFDNTYETGLAFMYVLPWTDKSALVEYTLFDSRIRKKDFFEKKVEVYLSNKYGLKRIDYRVVRKEYGEIPMQDLPYVPWYSERVLNLGRSGGLTKPTTGYTFTNIHEHSKEIVAELLNSGQPALPGRSSFRYRAYDLWLLHILHENPYDALRIFEILFSKNKIDQIFKFLDEENALFEDFKIMGSLPYTPFFKAIWKSGDRLFQI; encoded by the coding sequence ATGACTAACACCAATCACTATGACTATATCATTGCAGGTGCGGGGGCTTCGGGCTTAAGCCTGGCATGGCACATAAGTAACTCGCCTCTTAGCAAGAAAAGAATTCTTGTTGTTGACTCCGATTTTTCGATCAGTAATGAAAAAACCTGGTGTTTCTGGCACCGTGATACACCCGAATTCAGCGATTTGATATTTAAGTCATGGTCAACTGCTGAGGTAGGCATCAAAGATGAAGTACTCTCCCAACCATTAGAGCAATACCCCTATTATTGTATCAGAAGCGGTGATTACCGAGAATTCATACTTTCAAAGTTGCGGGCTCATCCTTCATTTGATTTGATCGAATCTGATATAGCTGATATCAAAGGAGATAAGAATCGTCCCTTACTGGAAACAGAAGATTCAACTTTTTCAGCCGATTATATTTTTCAAAGCTGTTTCATACCTCCCGAATTCCGCAGTACGAATATAAAATACCCATTGATACAGAGTTTTCTGGGTTACGAGATTGAAACGCCTGATACGGTATTCAATAGTGACTCTTTCATGCTGATGGATTTTGATAATACCTATGAGACAGGTCTGGCTTTTATGTATGTGCTTCCATGGACAGATAAAAGTGCTTTGGTAGAGTATACCCTGTTTGATTCCCGCATCCGGAAGAAAGATTTTTTTGAAAAGAAAGTTGAGGTATACCTGAGCAATAAATACGGACTAAAACGTATAGATTACCGGGTTGTCAGAAAAGAGTATGGGGAAATTCCCATGCAGGATCTGCCTTATGTTCCCTGGTACTCAGAAAGGGTTTTAAATTTGGGACGATCAGGTGGACTCACCAAACCCACGACCGGCTATACTTTTACCAATATTCATGAGCACTCTAAAGAAATTGTCGCGGAACTGCTGAATTCGGGACAACCGGCCCTGCCGGGTAGGTCTTCTTTTCGTTACAGGGCCTATGATTTATGGCTGCTACATATCCTTCATGAAAACCCTTACGATGCCCTGCGAATTTTTGAAATCTTATTCTCGAAAAATAAGATTGACCAAATATTCAAATTCCTTGACGAGGAAAATGCACTGTTTGAGGATTTCAAAATTATGGGAAGCCTACCCTATACTCCCTTCTTCAAGGCAATATGGAAGTCCGGCGACAGGCTATTTCAGATTTAA
- a CDS encoding TspO/MBR family protein, translating into MNTVKKFSGLAGWIIVCFIAAAIGAYFEPGQWYEALNKPSWTPPNWVFPIVWPILYTMMAVSAWLVWQKYGFSQARQALNWFGFQLILNAAWSWLFFGEHLIGTALAEILLLWIAILFTTMLFWKKRKSAGWLMVPYLLWVSYASALNFSLFQLN; encoded by the coding sequence ATGAATACAGTTAAAAAATTTAGTGGTCTTGCCGGCTGGATAATAGTCTGTTTTATTGCAGCTGCCATAGGCGCATACTTTGAACCGGGTCAATGGTATGAGGCTCTGAATAAACCTTCCTGGACCCCGCCTAATTGGGTATTCCCAATTGTCTGGCCAATTTTATATACCATGATGGCTGTTTCCGCATGGCTTGTTTGGCAAAAATACGGTTTTAGTCAGGCACGTCAGGCTCTGAACTGGTTCGGGTTTCAGCTGATCTTGAATGCGGCCTGGTCGTGGCTGTTCTTTGGTGAGCATCTGATAGGCACCGCTCTTGCCGAAATACTGCTGCTGTGGATAGCCATACTTTTTACAACAATGCTTTTTTGGAAAAAAAGGAAATCGGCCGGTTGGCTGATGGTCCCATATCTGCTTTGGGTAAGCTATGCCTCTGCCCTTAATTTCTCTCTTTTTCAACTGAACTGA
- a CDS encoding R2-like ligand-binding oxidase has translation MSLEVFSESWAEHWKENLNVNSDYENAASKWEWTIMLVMKIERGNDKCLFLDLWHGKCREIRECLNGDREKADYVISGNKSEWKDIFDRKTEPMMAFIQGKLTLKKGSLLSLSGYTKAAQELLKSAISIPSYFPGENDNGQQSSGPSEKPIFKQSEEASTQVKSYAKRGRKLNRESFPMKLFEKAKTLGIWNPSEIDFKEDRKDWLQLNEIEKEVLLHLTSLFLAGEESVTEDILPLISVISNEQRLEEELYLTTFLWEEAKHTDFFNSFIEQVVQEEINYSRFHTQGYKKLFYEELPKSLNRLLHDTSAAAQINASVTYNMIVEGTLAETGYHAYHKALEQHGLMPGLRKGIGYLKKDESRHIAYGIYLLSRLVAQNPELWSALQQRMEELLDVALSVIDEIFKPYDPMPFGLNKEEFIGYALNQFKKRIDKLEIAKEDGFGPV, from the coding sequence ATGAGTTTAGAAGTATTTTCAGAATCTTGGGCCGAACATTGGAAAGAAAATCTGAATGTCAATAGTGATTACGAAAATGCGGCCAGTAAGTGGGAATGGACCATAATGCTGGTCATGAAGATCGAAAGAGGAAACGATAAGTGCCTCTTTCTGGATTTATGGCACGGAAAATGTCGAGAGATACGAGAGTGTCTAAACGGTGACAGAGAAAAGGCTGACTATGTAATTTCGGGTAATAAGAGCGAGTGGAAAGACATTTTTGATCGCAAAACCGAACCCATGATGGCCTTTATTCAAGGAAAGCTCACATTGAAAAAAGGAAGCCTTCTCTCCCTTTCCGGCTATACTAAAGCGGCTCAAGAGCTGTTGAAATCTGCTATCTCCATACCATCCTATTTTCCCGGTGAAAATGATAACGGGCAACAATCTTCAGGGCCATCTGAAAAACCAATTTTTAAACAGTCGGAGGAAGCATCAACGCAGGTTAAATCTTATGCAAAAAGAGGTCGAAAACTTAATCGGGAGAGCTTTCCGATGAAGTTATTCGAAAAAGCAAAAACGTTGGGTATATGGAATCCCTCGGAAATCGATTTTAAAGAAGACCGTAAAGATTGGCTGCAGCTTAATGAAATTGAAAAAGAAGTATTGCTTCATCTCACCTCCCTCTTCTTGGCCGGCGAAGAATCGGTTACCGAGGACATCCTTCCGCTAATCTCGGTCATTTCCAATGAGCAGAGACTGGAGGAAGAACTCTACCTCACTACCTTTCTCTGGGAGGAAGCCAAACATACCGATTTCTTCAATAGCTTTATTGAACAGGTGGTACAGGAAGAGATAAATTATTCACGTTTTCATACTCAAGGATATAAAAAGCTGTTCTATGAAGAGCTTCCAAAATCCTTGAATCGTCTCTTACATGATACCTCTGCTGCCGCGCAGATCAATGCTTCAGTTACCTACAACATGATTGTAGAAGGTACACTTGCCGAAACCGGGTATCACGCATATCACAAGGCACTGGAACAACATGGTTTGATGCCCGGTCTTCGAAAAGGTATTGGCTATCTGAAGAAAGACGAATCCCGGCATATCGCCTATGGCATTTACTTGCTAAGCAGGCTTGTAGCGCAAAATCCGGAACTTTGGTCAGCATTACAGCAGCGAATGGAAGAATTACTTGATGTTGCGCTTTCCGTAATAGATGAAATTTTTAAACCCTATGATCCAATGCCTTTCGGACTGAATAAAGAAGAATTCATAGGCTATGCCCTAAATCAGTTCAAAAAGAGAATAGACAAGCTGGAAATAGCAAAAGAAGACGGTTTTGGGCCGGTATAG
- a CDS encoding SatD family protein: MKTYIVLIGDIEASKELEESKRHQVQKALKDAFEEINDSCSSLVSPYTVTLGDEFQAVFSQADDLFVHAWKILAALHPVRVRFSIGVGQITTSLNREQALGMDGPAFHLARDGVEQLKESGYLFNIAVQETSNAWVRSINNSLYLFSNQVRSWNKNRLNILYMLETGKNYKQITKVLGISEPAFYKNIDAASLDVVIDLFKDISEIINKWVANELHDISYAAESDTDFTA; the protein is encoded by the coding sequence ATGAAAACTTACATTGTACTTATCGGCGATATCGAGGCTTCCAAAGAACTGGAAGAGAGTAAGAGACATCAGGTTCAGAAAGCCCTAAAAGATGCATTTGAAGAAATCAACGACTCTTGCTCTTCGTTGGTATCACCCTATACGGTAACACTTGGAGATGAATTTCAGGCTGTATTTTCACAGGCAGATGATCTTTTTGTCCATGCCTGGAAAATTTTAGCTGCTTTGCATCCGGTTAGGGTTCGCTTTTCTATCGGGGTTGGGCAGATAACTACCTCTCTGAACAGGGAGCAGGCATTAGGCATGGATGGGCCGGCTTTTCATCTAGCCAGAGATGGAGTAGAACAGCTTAAAGAGAGTGGCTACCTGTTTAATATTGCGGTTCAGGAAACCAGCAATGCCTGGGTACGTTCAATAAATAACAGTTTGTATCTCTTTTCAAATCAAGTTCGCTCATGGAATAAAAACCGGCTCAATATCCTGTATATGCTAGAAACCGGTAAGAATTATAAACAGATTACCAAAGTGCTGGGTATTTCCGAACCTGCATTCTACAAGAATATTGATGCCGCTTCTTTGGATGTTGTCATCGATCTATTCAAGGACATATCAGAAATTATTAACAAGTGGGTTGCTAATGAACTACATGATATTTCTTACGCTGCTGAATCTGATACTGATTTCACGGCTTAG